The Rhodothermales bacterium genome has a segment encoding these proteins:
- a CDS encoding JAB domain-containing protein: MNTAPLPRLNETHQLELAFDGAPVVQVRLVRDVAHSFQPRIQVHSPEDVARVVAPYFDECAAEEFLTVNLNTANVVINIVHLTRGGLAASIVEPRMVFQAAILSNAAAIVCCHNHPSGNPEPSREDIRITRQLVEAGKILGIPIHDHLIITGRAYTSFAERGLMN; the protein is encoded by the coding sequence ATGAACACCGCCCCTCTCCCCCGATTGAATGAAACCCATCAGCTTGAGCTCGCCTTCGACGGCGCCCCGGTCGTCCAGGTCCGCCTCGTTCGCGATGTCGCGCACAGTTTTCAGCCCCGAATCCAGGTGCATAGCCCTGAAGATGTCGCCCGGGTTGTTGCTCCGTACTTCGATGAGTGCGCCGCCGAAGAATTCCTCACGGTAAATCTGAATACAGCTAACGTAGTCATCAACATCGTCCATCTGACCCGCGGAGGCCTCGCCGCCTCGATCGTCGAGCCGCGGATGGTATTCCAGGCCGCGATTCTCTCCAATGCTGCCGCGATCGTCTGCTGCCACAACCATCCCTCCGGCAATCCCGAGCCGAGCCGCGAGGACATCCGCATCACGAGGCAATTGGTAGAAGCCGGCAAGATCCTCGGTATCCCGATCCACGATCACCTCATCATCACAGGTCGTGCCTACACGAGCTTCGCCGAGCGCGGGCTGATGAACTAG